The Sphaerisporangium siamense genome includes the window GGAACTGTCGCCGCTGGCCGCCACCGGCCTGTACGGCGACGAGGCCCCCGCCGCGGGCATCATCACCGGCATCGGCCGGGTCTCCGGGCGCGAGTGCGTGATCGTCGCCAACGACGCCACCGTCAAGGGCGGCACGTACTACCCGATCACCGTCAAGAAGCACCTGCGCGCCCAGGAGGTCGCCCTCCACAACCGCCTGCCGTGCGTCTACCTGGTCGACTCCGGCGGCGCGTTCCTCCCGCTGCAGGACGAGGTCTTCCCCGACCGCGAGCACTTCGGCCGCATCTTCTACAACCAGGCCACCATGTCCCGGCGCGGCATCCCGCAGATCGCCGCGGTCCTCGGGTCCTGCACGGCCGGGGGCGCCTACGTGCCCGCGATGAGCGACGAGGCCGTCATCGTCAGGAACCAGGGCACGATCTTCCTTGGCGGCCCGCCCCTGGTGAAGGCCGCCACCGGCGAGGAGGTCACGGCCGAGGAGCTCGGCGGCGGCGAGGTGCACGCCCGTGTCAGCGGCGTCACCGACCACCTGGCCGAGGACGACGCCCACGCGCTCGCCATCGTCCGCGACATCGTCGCCACCCTCGCCCCGCGCGGACCCGCCCCCTGGGAGCGCGCCCCGTCCCGCGAGCCCGCGCACGACCCGCGCGACCTGTACGGCATCGTGCCCTCCGACACCCGCACGCCCTACGACGTGCGCGAGGTCGTCGCCCGCGTGGTGGACGGCAGCGAGTTCCTGGAGTTCAAGGCCGAGTACGGCACCACGCTGGTGACCGGCTTCGCCAGGATCCACGGGCACCCGGTCGGCGTCGTGGCCAACAACGGCATCCTGTTCGGCGAGTCCGCGCTGAAGGGCGCGCACTTCATCGAGCTGTGCGACCAGCGCGGCGTCCCGCTGGTGTTCCTGCAGAACATCAGCGGGTTCATGGTGGGCCGGGCCTACGAGGCCGGCGGCATCGCCAAGCACGGCGCCAAGATGGTCACCGCGGTCTCCTGCGCCCGGGTCCCCAAGTTCACCGTGGTGATCGGCGGATCGTTCGGGGCCGGCAACTACGCGATGGCCG containing:
- a CDS encoding carboxyl transferase domain-containing protein — its product is MLRTAVGPGGEEYKRNAEVNERLAAELRERLALAALGGPERSRARHVERGKLLPRDRVGTLLDPGSRFLELSPLAATGLYGDEAPAAGIITGIGRVSGRECVIVANDATVKGGTYYPITVKKHLRAQEVALHNRLPCVYLVDSGGAFLPLQDEVFPDREHFGRIFYNQATMSRRGIPQIAAVLGSCTAGGAYVPAMSDEAVIVRNQGTIFLGGPPLVKAATGEEVTAEELGGGEVHARVSGVTDHLAEDDAHALAIVRDIVATLAPRGPAPWERAPSREPAHDPRDLYGIVPSDTRTPYDVREVVARVVDGSEFLEFKAEYGTTLVTGFARIHGHPVGVVANNGILFGESALKGAHFIELCDQRGVPLVFLQNISGFMVGRAYEAGGIAKHGAKMVTAVSCARVPKFTVVIGGSFGAGNYAMAGRAYSPRLLWMWPNARISVMGGEQAANVLATVRPGGDAEGEAEFKREIRDRYERQGNPYYSTARLWDDGVIDPLDTRTVLGLALSAAANAPLDPIGYGVFRM